The following coding sequences are from one Pseudonocardia sp. HH130630-07 window:
- a CDS encoding SDR family NAD(P)-dependent oxidoreductase has translation MTKKKGIVIGASHGWGAYLAGRLAEEGWEVTAVGRRAKAELPDSGEVRYLRADLATADGYRSVEEELREQTPTMVVYNAVSYGPRDARLPPLEDLEATFKVNALVPYHLLLNHVNQASSANFCTYVVTNSDSIYHANKYSGIYAASKAALRVLTAALASACHSHNAAAATLLLGPLADEANFEKLQEVADRTGAELDVVMRRYLARSNQAYVIDSFLSYESCVKNVLTIASLGCDANGMLCKLDGGSSGSLV, from the coding sequence GTGACCAAGAAGAAGGGCATCGTCATCGGCGCCAGTCATGGATGGGGTGCCTATCTCGCTGGTCGGCTCGCCGAGGAAGGCTGGGAGGTCACCGCGGTGGGGCGGCGGGCGAAAGCAGAGCTCCCCGATAGCGGCGAGGTGCGCTACTTGCGAGCCGACCTGGCGACTGCGGACGGCTACCGATCTGTGGAAGAGGAACTTCGGGAACAGACCCCCACGATGGTCGTCTACAACGCCGTCTCCTACGGCCCGCGCGACGCCCGGCTGCCGCCGCTGGAGGACCTGGAAGCGACGTTCAAGGTAAACGCGCTCGTGCCTTACCACCTCCTCCTCAACCACGTAAACCAGGCGTCGTCAGCGAATTTCTGCACCTATGTGGTCACGAACTCGGACTCGATCTACCATGCCAACAAGTATTCGGGAATCTACGCCGCAAGCAAAGCGGCCTTGCGGGTGCTGACCGCAGCGCTGGCCAGCGCCTGCCACTCCCATAATGCCGCCGCAGCCACCCTGCTGCTCGGGCCCCTAGCCGACGAGGCGAATTTCGAGAAGCTGCAGGAGGTGGCCGACCGCACAGGGGCGGAACTCGACGTGGTCATGCGCCGGTATCTGGCCAGGTCGAACCAGGCGTACGTGATCGACTCGTTCTTGTCCTACGAGTCCTGCGTGAAAAACGTGCTGACGATCGCGAGTCTGGGCTGCGATGCCAACGGAATGCTATGCAAGTTGGATGGCGGCTCGTCCGGGTCGCTGGTGTGA
- the mpaD gene encoding daptide-type RiPP biosynthesis aminotransferase, whose protein sequence is MNYQALWPLLTPPEHQGREDLCAKSAHRVRVTLADGRELLCATSGLWNSNLGYGNPAVADAVADALREASYLSAWNAENVQARQAAAELIGLAGADHYGRVLFSTSGGAANDLAIKLVRQYQVLRDKADRRGILALNNAFHGLTFGAAALTHAQLGQQMYGVDRRLVGHVPANNGVRLQAALERHEGRIAALFVEPVLGSGAIPLSDEFVADILRLRREHGFVLVADEVSTGFGRTGGTVFASDRWPEPPDVLVTAKALTNGTLAASAVIVSREMSEAFLAPDVLLGHAETQAGTPAVGAAISATVAELRRLNTPSLSEKAGRRLGSELAALAAEQPAITSVTGRGCMWALHLSVPGGSEPMAQAEVSDLVRAVRDAGAIVHPGPHCLQLIPALVYEDAEIDELLSTLQKGFANHLTTGGHR, encoded by the coding sequence ATGAACTACCAGGCACTGTGGCCGCTGCTGACGCCTCCCGAGCATCAGGGCCGCGAGGATCTCTGCGCGAAGTCCGCTCACCGTGTGCGGGTGACGCTGGCCGACGGCCGCGAACTGCTGTGCGCCACCAGCGGATTATGGAATTCCAACCTCGGGTACGGCAACCCGGCCGTGGCCGATGCGGTCGCCGACGCACTGCGCGAGGCTTCCTACCTCAGCGCCTGGAACGCAGAGAACGTCCAGGCGCGTCAGGCCGCGGCCGAGCTGATCGGACTCGCCGGCGCCGACCATTACGGCCGGGTACTTTTCTCCACGTCCGGCGGCGCGGCGAATGACCTGGCGATCAAACTGGTGCGCCAGTACCAGGTTCTGCGGGACAAGGCTGACCGGCGCGGGATCCTCGCGCTGAACAACGCCTTCCACGGATTGACATTCGGGGCGGCAGCACTCACTCACGCACAACTCGGGCAGCAAATGTACGGGGTGGACCGCCGCCTAGTCGGACACGTGCCAGCTAACAATGGGGTCCGACTCCAGGCGGCACTGGAGCGCCACGAGGGACGGATCGCCGCGCTGTTCGTCGAACCTGTCCTCGGATCTGGAGCCATCCCGCTGAGCGATGAGTTCGTCGCCGACATTCTGCGGCTGCGCAGGGAGCATGGGTTCGTGCTGGTCGCCGACGAGGTGTCCACCGGCTTCGGCCGCACCGGCGGCACGGTGTTCGCCAGTGACCGCTGGCCCGAGCCTCCCGACGTACTCGTCACCGCGAAAGCCCTGACGAACGGCACGCTCGCAGCATCCGCAGTCATCGTCTCGCGCGAGATGTCCGAAGCGTTCCTGGCGCCCGACGTGCTGCTCGGCCACGCCGAGACACAAGCCGGCACACCGGCGGTGGGCGCGGCGATCAGCGCGACGGTGGCGGAACTCCGCCGACTAAACACCCCCTCGCTCAGCGAGAAGGCCGGCCGCCGTCTCGGGAGCGAACTGGCCGCGTTGGCGGCCGAGCAGCCCGCCATCACCTCGGTCACCGGCAGGGGCTGCATGTGGGCGCTGCACCTGAGCGTACCGGGCGGCAGTGAGCCGATGGCACAGGCGGAGGTGTCCGATCTGGTCAGAGCGGTTCGTGACGCCGGGGCCATCGTGCACCCCGGGCCGCACTGCCTTCAATTGATCCCCGCCCTCGTGTACGAAGACGCAGAGATCGATGAGTTGTTGTCGACCCTACAAAAAGGCTTCGCCAACCACCTGACGACGGGCGGTCACCGATGA
- a CDS encoding NAD(P)/FAD-dependent oxidoreductase: MTAAYDIVIVGNGILGIASALELVRADPALRVAVVGPSDRTGGASAAAGAMLSCFGEVTHRTLASEPGRVKLELSLQALEEWPAWLDGLNDELPDERELAIREGSYVLLNSYGGRLDSLNYRAIVDAVCGYGRKFEILPLGEVPNLDPAVNARPLEAVHLPEEGSIDARAVLDRATEVARRNGVTIHDDSVVGWQQQRGRGQGVLLRSGEALSAGSFLVAAGAFTPAIVQDLKDPAAPLMPILSGVGVAVTCQATSSGLRHVVRTPNRSGGCGLHLVPGGDTVYIGATNDVLLNPGAWSSLGMAHFLASGAMEQFDRRLFGSSVTAWHAGNRPLPLDGYPVVGQLWQDNVWVLSGTYRDGFHCAPVLARHAADLVRGGSGVLGHELFAPLRPPLRTLSQEQAVDEIVLHCVSQFYQYSPRLAPWMRITEGMEGQVRKRTEATYHELDSEVGLAPELLELLNWGRGRKQAITAFRRYLASAM, translated from the coding sequence ATGACGGCGGCCTACGACATCGTCATCGTCGGCAACGGCATTCTCGGCATCGCGAGCGCACTCGAACTCGTCAGGGCCGACCCGGCGCTGCGGGTCGCGGTCGTCGGCCCGTCAGATCGTACGGGCGGCGCCTCAGCGGCTGCCGGGGCGATGCTGAGTTGCTTTGGTGAGGTCACCCACCGGACGCTGGCGAGCGAGCCCGGCCGCGTCAAGTTGGAGCTGTCGCTCCAAGCGCTCGAAGAGTGGCCCGCCTGGCTCGACGGACTTAACGACGAACTCCCGGACGAGCGGGAACTCGCAATCCGCGAAGGCAGCTACGTCTTGTTGAACAGCTACGGTGGCCGGCTCGACAGCCTCAACTACCGAGCAATCGTCGATGCGGTCTGCGGCTACGGCCGCAAGTTCGAGATCCTCCCGCTGGGCGAGGTCCCGAACCTGGACCCAGCGGTGAACGCCCGGCCGTTGGAGGCCGTGCACCTCCCCGAGGAGGGCTCCATCGATGCCCGTGCCGTCCTCGACCGCGCTACCGAGGTTGCCAGGCGGAACGGCGTCACCATTCACGATGACAGCGTCGTCGGCTGGCAGCAGCAACGCGGACGTGGTCAGGGCGTCCTGCTCAGGTCCGGGGAGGCCCTCAGTGCAGGTAGCTTCCTGGTCGCCGCTGGCGCTTTCACCCCCGCGATTGTCCAGGACTTGAAGGATCCGGCGGCTCCGCTGATGCCCATCCTCTCCGGCGTCGGGGTGGCCGTCACCTGTCAGGCAACCTCATCGGGGCTGCGGCACGTTGTACGCACGCCGAACCGGTCGGGTGGCTGCGGGCTCCACCTGGTGCCAGGCGGCGACACGGTGTATATCGGCGCCACGAACGACGTGCTGCTCAACCCTGGCGCCTGGTCGAGCCTGGGAATGGCGCACTTCCTGGCCAGCGGGGCGATGGAGCAATTCGACCGGCGACTGTTCGGCAGTTCGGTCACCGCATGGCATGCGGGTAATCGACCGCTCCCCTTGGACGGCTACCCCGTCGTAGGGCAGCTTTGGCAGGACAACGTCTGGGTGCTGTCCGGCACCTACCGCGACGGCTTCCATTGCGCGCCGGTCCTCGCGCGCCACGCGGCAGACCTGGTGCGCGGTGGTTCCGGTGTGCTCGGCCACGAGCTGTTCGCCCCACTGCGGCCCCCGTTGCGCACCCTGAGTCAGGAGCAGGCGGTCGACGAGATAGTGCTGCACTGCGTTTCGCAATTCTATCAGTACTCACCGCGCCTGGCTCCTTGGATGAGGATCACCGAGGGAATGGAAGGGCAGGTACGCAAGAGGACCGAGGCGACATACCACGAGCTTGACAGCGAGGTCGGCCTGGCACCGGAACTGCTGGAACTACTCAACTGGGGGAGGGGACGAAAGCAGGCTATCACAGCGTTCCGCCGTTATCTCGCTTCCGCGATGTGA
- a CDS encoding glycosyltransferase family 4 protein produces MKKLGIIVCAHDGISSTYGGVGVATDAYFESINRIQFELHEEYEIRVWAIAPRISESNAGYSQAQLQKVRRICQETGGDVLECCHVSDGVDQYGDARNWAVTSATAALLAYQALKEYKATDAVVIAECTPFAKTPLILRKHIDFDINIQALWLPHSTTLIEERGRYSTARLNFELNVVRGINSTPGLHVGYIGPHMRDHLERDYGVRPEKLTPVINGVPENRASIYSQDLIREALVRRSIPTDKQIIFSFGRGMKYKGFDIFLQAARELDQLDCHFVLQAAVPSIDYPIVADLKKLQSPNVTLLFDLDFVLPRQLMQWDKTEVVAVLSRVDAQSFVPMEVRSYGKALILVSNRDGLPRQVRDGQDGFITDLEVNEVARTMQEILHLPRARKAEIAAAGVRLVQEEYDMSKNFTTAIVRLLEGDAAAHVPAGGQTNSAA; encoded by the coding sequence ATGAAGAAGCTCGGGATCATCGTATGCGCGCACGACGGAATATCCAGTACTTACGGAGGCGTCGGCGTAGCGACCGACGCCTACTTCGAGAGCATCAATCGGATACAGTTCGAACTCCACGAAGAGTACGAAATCCGCGTATGGGCCATAGCGCCACGAATTTCTGAATCGAACGCCGGATACAGCCAAGCGCAGCTCCAGAAAGTTCGCCGCATTTGCCAGGAGACCGGAGGTGACGTTCTTGAATGCTGTCACGTCTCGGATGGCGTCGACCAGTACGGTGACGCCAGGAACTGGGCCGTCACTTCAGCGACGGCGGCACTGCTAGCTTATCAGGCGCTCAAGGAATACAAGGCCACGGATGCTGTTGTCATCGCAGAATGTACTCCGTTCGCGAAAACACCTCTCATCCTCAGGAAGCACATTGACTTCGATATCAATATTCAAGCACTGTGGCTACCGCATTCTACTACTCTGATCGAGGAACGTGGCAGATACAGTACCGCAAGGCTGAATTTCGAGTTGAACGTAGTCAGGGGTATCAACTCCACCCCTGGGCTGCATGTCGGATACATTGGCCCACACATGCGCGATCACCTCGAACGCGACTACGGCGTCCGGCCGGAAAAATTGACACCTGTGATCAACGGTGTACCAGAAAATAGAGCGTCTATTTACTCGCAGGATCTGATTCGCGAGGCTCTCGTGCGGAGATCAATCCCTACAGACAAGCAGATAATTTTCTCTTTCGGTCGAGGAATGAAGTACAAAGGCTTTGACATTTTCCTGCAAGCCGCAAGAGAACTGGACCAACTGGACTGTCACTTCGTTCTCCAGGCTGCCGTCCCGTCAATTGATTACCCAATCGTGGCGGATCTGAAGAAGCTACAGAGTCCGAACGTCACTCTACTGTTTGACCTTGATTTCGTACTACCGAGACAGCTCATGCAATGGGACAAGACCGAGGTGGTGGCCGTGCTATCGCGGGTCGATGCCCAGTCCTTTGTGCCGATGGAGGTTCGCTCGTACGGCAAGGCGCTCATCCTCGTGTCCAACAGAGACGGGTTGCCTCGGCAGGTCCGCGACGGGCAGGACGGCTTCATCACAGACCTGGAGGTCAATGAAGTGGCCAGAACGATGCAGGAAATCTTGCACCTACCCCGAGCACGAAAAGCCGAGATTGCGGCTGCCGGCGTCCGTCTGGTCCAGGAGGAATACGACATGTCGAAGAACTTCACTACCGCGATCGTGCGGCTCTTGGAGGGTGATGCGGCAGCGCACGTTCCGGCAGGTGGTCAGACGAACTCTGCTGCCTGA
- a CDS encoding class I SAM-dependent methyltransferase, with amino-acid sequence MSDECFSAPQLAGIYDVLHPNRNDLEPYLCLVRELGARRALDIGCGTGVFALLMAARGLEVIGVDPAEASIDVARAKPGGHHVHWISGDATALADLATVDVATMTGNVAQAIVDPLMWRQTLRAAYRALRPGGHLIFETRNPAMRAWQRWNRAAPRTMTRIPGGGVVESWPEVISVELSLVTFRSTYVFAPGGQVMTSESTLRFREQEEVKADLTAQGFTVAEVRDAPDRPGKEFVFIARRQV; translated from the coding sequence ATGTCGGACGAGTGTTTTAGTGCACCGCAGTTGGCTGGCATCTACGACGTCCTCCACCCCAACCGCAATGATCTTGAGCCGTACCTCTGCTTGGTGCGGGAGTTGGGAGCGCGCCGTGCGCTGGACATCGGCTGCGGGACAGGAGTGTTTGCACTGCTGATGGCCGCACGCGGCCTTGAGGTCATCGGTGTCGATCCGGCCGAGGCATCCATTGATGTCGCCCGAGCGAAACCAGGTGGCCACCATGTGCACTGGATCAGTGGCGATGCTACAGCGCTGGCTGACCTGGCCACCGTCGACGTAGCGACGATGACGGGCAACGTCGCTCAGGCCATCGTGGATCCGCTGATGTGGCGCCAGACCCTGCGTGCCGCCTACCGGGCACTGCGGCCAGGCGGGCATCTGATCTTCGAGACTCGGAATCCAGCCATGCGTGCCTGGCAGCGGTGGAACCGTGCGGCCCCGCGCACGATGACGCGGATCCCCGGCGGAGGAGTCGTCGAGAGCTGGCCTGAGGTGATCAGCGTGGAACTGTCGCTGGTGACGTTCCGAAGCACGTACGTCTTCGCGCCCGGAGGGCAGGTCATGACATCTGAGTCGACCCTGCGATTTCGTGAGCAGGAGGAAGTAAAGGCGGATCTGACCGCGCAGGGCTTCACGGTTGCCGAAGTCCGTGATGCTCCCGACCGCCCGGGCAAGGAGTTCGTCTTCATCGCCAGGCGGCAGGTATGA
- a CDS encoding IS5 family transposase — protein MLAEPADHALGRSRGGLSTKIHQLVDGHGRPLVVLLGPGQGGDSPMFPHLMARLSIARPGPGRPRTRPERVRADKAYSSRAIRRHLRERRIIAVIPEPSDQQGHRKRRGSRGGRPPAFDPVDYRNRNVVECGFCHVKQWRGLATRYDKLALTFRGGAVLKAIVTWLRALGDTP, from the coding sequence CTGCTCGCCGAACCAGCAGATCACGCGCTGGGACGGTCCCGCGGAGGGCTGTCGACGAAGATCCACCAGCTCGTTGACGGGCACGGCCGCCCGCTGGTGGTCCTCCTCGGCCCCGGCCAGGGCGGCGACTCGCCAATGTTTCCGCACCTGATGGCGCGCCTGAGCATCGCCCGACCGGGCCCGGGACGACCCCGGACCCGGCCTGAACGCGTGCGCGCGGACAAGGCCTACTCCTCACGCGCGATCCGCCGGCACCTGCGCGAGCGCCGGATCATCGCTGTCATTCCGGAGCCCTCTGACCAGCAGGGACACCGCAAACGACGGGGCTCACGCGGTGGCCGACCGCCCGCATTCGATCCGGTCGACTACCGAAACCGCAACGTCGTCGAGTGCGGGTTCTGCCACGTCAAGCAGTGGCGCGGGCTGGCCACCCGTTACGACAAGCTCGCCCTGACCTTCCGCGGCGGCGCCGTCCTGAAGGCGATCGTCACCTGGCTCCGCGCATTGGGAGACACACCCTAG
- a CDS encoding IS5 family transposase produces MPRTAVLTDVQWARLAPLLPSSEGRRGCPFRDDRRVIEGIIYRYRCGLPWRDVPAEFGPWQTLWKRHRRYSGDGTWDHILAALLVEADAAEVLGWAVSVDSTIIRAHQHAATLKRDTGGRIELHESARRTSRSRAGTVPRRAVDEDPPAR; encoded by the coding sequence GTGCCGCGTACCGCTGTCCTGACTGATGTCCAGTGGGCCCGTCTGGCGCCGCTGTTGCCCTCCTCCGAGGGTCGTCGCGGGTGCCCGTTCCGCGATGACCGCCGGGTGATCGAGGGGATCATCTACCGGTATCGGTGCGGGCTTCCCTGGCGCGACGTCCCAGCCGAGTTCGGGCCGTGGCAGACGTTGTGGAAGCGGCACCGCCGCTACAGCGGCGACGGCACCTGGGACCACATCCTGGCTGCTCTTCTGGTCGAGGCCGACGCCGCCGAGGTGCTCGGGTGGGCGGTCAGCGTGGACTCCACGATCATCCGTGCCCACCAGCACGCCGCGACCCTCAAGCGCGACACAGGGGGCCGGATCGAACTACACGAATCTGCTCGCCGAACCAGCAGATCACGCGCTGGGACGGTCCCGCGGAGGGCTGTCGACGAAGATCCACCAGCTCGTTGA
- a CDS encoding DHA2 family efflux MFS transporter permease subunit has protein sequence MAEEVARKGTALRGQDVTEKASPRAWFSLLAVALGIMVVQIDGTVVAAANPAIATDLAASPSQIQWVTTAYLLVLAGLLIPAGNLADRIGHKRAFLIGVGGFSLASLVCGIAPSVEVLIGGRVLQALFAALLGPAGLAVLKVSFPANKLPMALGLFGSVTAVALAGGPMLGGALIEYASWPWVFLVNLPFGMIGVVVGLLVIPDSGYRTKAPLDLWGAGTLTAAMVTVVWAVTSVQTSGWFSAAVLIPLFVGLVLLAVFIMIERRVEYPTMPLSLFADRSFAIGTVVMVATMFAFFAIMFYLMFFLQGVQGRNGLLAAVALLPLTAVFTVAAPLAGWATNRLGVRPTLVLGAAFTTTSLGLLATIGVDSSVLSLAPALVLAGFGAGFMMVAAIQAILGSAPAELAGVASGVQQSMQQLGRVSQIGGAGCAMLDRCRVPLS, from the coding sequence ATGGCTGAGGAAGTTGCCAGGAAGGGCACGGCCCTCCGGGGCCAAGACGTGACGGAGAAGGCGTCGCCGCGGGCCTGGTTCAGCCTGCTCGCCGTGGCACTGGGGATCATGGTCGTCCAGATCGATGGCACGGTGGTCGCAGCCGCCAATCCCGCGATCGCGACCGATCTCGCTGCCAGCCCGAGCCAGATCCAGTGGGTCACCACCGCCTACCTGCTGGTGCTCGCCGGGCTCCTGATCCCGGCGGGCAACCTTGCCGATCGGATCGGTCACAAGAGGGCGTTTCTGATCGGTGTCGGGGGGTTCTCGCTGGCCTCGTTGGTATGCGGCATCGCGCCGTCGGTCGAGGTGTTGATTGGCGGGCGGGTGCTCCAGGCACTGTTCGCGGCGCTGCTCGGACCGGCTGGTCTCGCTGTGCTGAAGGTGTCGTTCCCGGCGAACAAGCTGCCGATGGCGTTGGGTCTGTTCGGGTCGGTCACCGCGGTGGCGCTGGCCGGTGGCCCGATGCTCGGCGGTGCTCTGATCGAGTACGCGAGCTGGCCGTGGGTCTTTCTTGTCAACCTGCCGTTCGGCATGATCGGCGTGGTCGTCGGTCTGCTTGTGATCCCGGACAGCGGCTATCGGACGAAGGCACCGCTGGACCTGTGGGGTGCAGGTACCTTAACCGCGGCGATGGTAACCGTCGTGTGGGCCGTCACGAGTGTCCAGACCAGCGGCTGGTTCTCCGCCGCCGTGCTGATCCCGCTGTTCGTCGGGCTAGTGCTGCTCGCGGTGTTCATTATGATCGAACGCCGGGTGGAGTACCCGACGATGCCGCTGAGCCTTTTCGCCGACCGTTCCTTCGCGATCGGAACGGTCGTCATGGTTGCTACGATGTTTGCATTCTTCGCAATCATGTTCTACCTGATGTTTTTCCTGCAGGGCGTCCAAGGACGCAACGGTCTGCTGGCCGCGGTAGCGCTGCTGCCCCTGACCGCCGTCTTCACTGTCGCGGCACCGCTGGCGGGCTGGGCTACCAACCGGCTCGGGGTCCGTCCGACGTTGGTGCTCGGCGCTGCCTTCACCACCACGTCGCTGGGCCTGCTGGCCACGATCGGTGTCGACTCTAGCGTCCTGTCGCTGGCGCCCGCGCTCGTACTGGCTGGTTTCGGTGCTGGGTTCATGATGGTGGCGGCGATCCAGGCGATCCTGGGCAGCGCCCCGGCGGAGCTCGCCGGTGTCGCCTCCGGCGTCCAACAATCGATGCAGCAGCTAGGGCGTGTCTCCCAGATAGGCGGAGCGGGGTGCGCGATGCTTGATCGGTGCCGCGTACCGCTGTCCTGA
- a CDS encoding DUF4097 family beta strand repeat-containing protein, producing the protein MSGPARTFATPGPVSVLLELAVGDVTIVAGQRDDTVVDLVPTDETSSLDRRAAEQTRVDLLGDQLRIKVPKWRQYSPFDNGGSVDVRIELPEHSSITGEATSATFRATGPLSDVRIRTGVGSIRVSTTVEAHLRTSTGEITIGSISGPANLTTGLGPIRVEKLSGGVVRNSSGDCSIGELSGVVQVNVAKGDIVVRSVRGELTARTAAGTIRIEQLVEGTARLDTAVGDVEVGLPDGTAAELDAVTRLGSVRNLLTLSARRPEATRVATVRARTSLGTITVRRS; encoded by the coding sequence GTGAGCGGCCCGGCCCGGACTTTCGCCACACCCGGCCCGGTGTCGGTCTTGTTGGAGCTGGCTGTCGGGGATGTCACGATCGTGGCCGGTCAGCGGGACGACACCGTCGTCGACCTGGTTCCCACCGACGAGACGTCGTCGCTGGACCGTCGGGCCGCCGAGCAGACCCGCGTGGACCTGCTCGGTGACCAGCTCCGGATCAAGGTGCCGAAGTGGCGCCAGTACAGCCCCTTCGACAACGGCGGGTCCGTCGACGTCCGTATCGAGCTCCCCGAACACTCGTCGATCACCGGTGAGGCCACCTCGGCCACGTTCCGGGCTACCGGCCCACTCTCCGACGTGCGCATCCGTACCGGCGTCGGCAGCATCCGGGTGTCCACGACGGTCGAGGCACACCTGCGCACGTCGACGGGGGAGATCACGATCGGCTCCATCTCAGGGCCGGCTAATCTCACCACCGGGCTCGGCCCGATCCGTGTGGAGAAGCTGTCCGGTGGCGTCGTCCGCAACTCCAGCGGTGACTGCTCGATTGGCGAGCTGTCCGGCGTGGTGCAAGTCAACGTAGCGAAGGGCGACATCGTCGTTCGCTCTGTCCGGGGTGAGCTCACCGCACGGACGGCCGCTGGGACGATTCGCATTGAGCAGCTGGTGGAGGGAACTGCCCGACTCGACACGGCTGTCGGTGACGTTGAGGTCGGTCTGCCGGACGGCACGGCGGCAGAGCTGGACGCCGTCACACGGCTGGGGTCGGTACGCAACCTGCTGACGCTGTCCGCACGCAGGCCCGAGGCCACCCGGGTCGCCACGGTCCGGGCCCGCACTTCACTGGGCACCATCACGGTCCGCCGGAGCTGA
- a CDS encoding IS5 family transposase: MRPGVVHRGGVARRRRRYPSDTSDEQWALIEPLLPAAGAGGRPEKHARRDVVDAILYVVRAGCAWRALPVDFPPWQTVYWYFNRWEQQRVTEQILPIVRRQLRADEGRDPEPSAGIIDSQSVRGADTVGRDTRGYDAGKKVNGRKRFIVTDTLGLLLTTMVCSASVQDRDGAKSILLDLYLRTRVRFVYADAGFAGRLLDWATTILHTSVEIVRKPPEQRGFAVLPRRWVVERTLAWVTAHRRLARDYERHPAVSEAMIRWAAINTITRRIARGEPARRQQKYVVTPST; the protein is encoded by the coding sequence ATGCGTCCGGGTGTGGTCCATCGTGGAGGAGTGGCTCGGCGTAGGCGGCGGTACCCCTCGGACACCAGCGATGAGCAGTGGGCGTTGATCGAGCCGCTGCTGCCAGCGGCGGGGGCGGGAGGCCGGCCGGAGAAGCACGCGCGCCGTGATGTGGTGGATGCGATCCTCTACGTCGTGCGCGCCGGGTGCGCGTGGCGGGCTCTACCAGTGGATTTCCCGCCGTGGCAGACGGTGTACTGGTACTTCAACCGGTGGGAGCAGCAGAGGGTCACCGAGCAGATCCTCCCGATCGTGCGCCGTCAGCTACGCGCTGATGAGGGCCGCGACCCCGAACCCAGCGCGGGGATCATCGACTCGCAGTCGGTGAGGGGCGCTGACACGGTCGGGCGGGACACCCGCGGCTATGACGCCGGGAAGAAGGTCAACGGTCGGAAGCGGTTCATCGTGACCGACACCCTCGGCCTGCTGCTGACCACGATGGTGTGCTCGGCGTCGGTGCAGGACCGCGATGGCGCCAAGTCGATCCTGCTCGACCTCTACCTGCGCACGAGGGTGCGGTTCGTCTACGCCGACGCCGGGTTCGCCGGGCGCCTGCTGGACTGGGCGACCACGATCCTGCACACCAGCGTCGAGATCGTGCGCAAACCGCCTGAGCAGCGCGGATTCGCCGTCCTCCCGCGGCGGTGGGTGGTCGAGCGGACCCTGGCCTGGGTCACCGCACACCGCCGCCTGGCCCGCGACTACGAACGCCACCCCGCAGTGTCCGAGGCCATGATCCGCTGGGCGGCGATCAACACCATCACCCGCCGCATCGCCCGTGGCGAACCCGCCCGACGCCAGCAGAAGTACGTAGTCACACCCTCAACATGA